Proteins from a single region of Kluyveromyces lactis strain NRRL Y-1140 chromosome C complete sequence:
- a CDS encoding uncharacterized protein (conserved hypothetical protein): protein MPVTTVAETLERVPAAKKQKLSPVPNKKLILNAFLMGSAGNQTINSWRQEDDRSSELFQNPSYWTDLAKLLEKGKFNAVFFADVLGPYDVYKGPGNFGPVAKAGSQWPISDPSYFIPLMASVTKNLAFGMTISTISEQPYHLARRLGTLDLLSNGRVGWNIVTSYLDSASRNLLGGETLPENDERYERAEEYVDVVYKLFLSSWKDGAVKKNKKTGIFTDPEGLRHINHEGKYFKVPGPSITSPSQQKLPVIIQAGASPKGRDLAARTAEIIFLSNKTKESLRESIHAVKAIASEKFKRDLSKIKFLALITVIIGDTREEALEKYYNIKSLADDEAAAAMFSGWTGVDLNQYKDDQVLEDVEHRAVASAVKKWKEAYPGVKKWTKKAIIDELKVAGSGPIFVGTVEEVADTIQEWVSYADVDGFNLSYTSIPSTYEKIVDELLPELRKRGLVQDDYPEPKSSQKLTFREQLFGDNDLDVTHPAHDLRWRENETKSEFESRLPGALEKLKGFN, encoded by the coding sequence ATGCCAGTCACCACAGTAGCTGAGACTCTTGAAAGAGTGCCTGCTGCCAAAAAGCAAAAGCTTTCACCGGTCCCAAACAAAAAACTTATCTTGAATGCTTTCTTGATGGGATCTGCCGGTAATCAGACAATCAATTCGTGGAGACAGGAAGACGATAGATCCTCTGAACTGTTCCAAAACCCATCTTATTGGACCGACTTGGCAAAACTATTGGAAAAGGGGAAGTTCAATGCAGTTTTTTTTGCAGATGTTCTAGGTCCGTACGATGTCTACAAAGGTCCCGGTAACTTTGGTCCAGTTGCTAAGGCTGGATCTCAATGGCCGATCTCAGATCCAAGTTACTTCATTCCGTTGATGGCTTCGGTTACCAAGAATTTGGCTTTTGGTATGACGATCTCGACCATCAGTGAACAACCATACCATCTTGCTCGGCGATTAGGGACTCTGGACCTTTTGAGTAATGGTAGAGTTGGTTGGAATATAGTGACTTCTTACTTGGACAGTGCCTCAAGAAACTTATTAGGTGGCGAGACCCTTCCTGAAAACGACGAAAGATATGAGAGAGCTGAAGAATATGTTGACGTAGTATACAAGTTGTTTTTAAGTTCATGGAAGGATGGCGCTgtaaaaaagaataaaaagaCAGGCATTTTTACCGATCCAGAAGGTTTGAGACATATCAACCACGAAGGCAAGTATTTCAAAGTGCCAGGTCCTTCAATAACTTCTCCAAGTCAACAGAAGTTGCCCGTTATTATCCAAGCAGGTGCATCTCCTAAAGGTAGGGATCTTGCCGCAAGAACTGCTGAGATTATTTTCTTGTCCAACAAGACCAAGGAGTCGTTACGTGAATCCATTCATGCTGTCAAGGCCATCGCGAgtgaaaagttcaagagAGACTTATCCAAAATCAAGTTTTTGGCATTAATTACTGTCATTATTGGCGACacaagagaagaagcaTTGGAAAAATACTACAACATTAAATCACTAGCTGACGATGAAGCTGCCGCTGCAATGTTTTCTGGTTGGACTGGTGTGGACCTTAATCAATACAAAGACGATcaagttttggaagatgTTGAACATCGTGCAGTTGCTTCTGCAGTCAAAAAGTGGAAGGAAGCTTATCCGGGGGTGAAAAAGTGGACTAAAAAAGCTATTATCGATGAATTAAAAGTTGCAGGATCTGGTCCAATATTTGTGGGTACTGTTGAAGAGGTAGCTGATACAATTCAAGAATGGGTTTCATACGCTGACGTTGATGGATTTAATTTGTCATATACTTCGATTCCAAGTACGTATGAAAAAATCGTTGACGAACTATTACCTGAACTCAGAAAACGTGGACTGGTCCAGGACGACTATCCTGAACCAAAGAGCTCACAAAAGCTTACTTTCAGAGAGCAACTTTTCGGTGACAACGATTTGGACGTCACTCATCCTGCTCACGACTTAAGGTGGAGAGAGAATGAAACAAAGTCCGAATTCGAATCCAGGTTGCCAGGTGCCttggaaaaattaaaaGGGTTTAACTGA
- the HMLALPHA1 gene encoding transcriptional co-activator mating type protein alpha (uniprot|Q08398 Kluyveromyces lactis HMLAPLHA1 Mating- type protein ALPHA1), giving the protein MKSNAPTFKVAVSKRSCSSVRKTSKKIRSGMIRKPSVSSRYRKHEGVNLYMSKVTPTSIPAPPQVLVAYIKEKVKTLNKSEVLMSLGNSNQLSSRDVKTKTKKKQINDFIAFRSYYSRLLNGILTQTELSTIISKHWTVDKQTRKNWELIAQEYNCDASGKHFFNWLEVNYGIDKQWLYEIVQYEECLTPTTKKPYVENIYNSGFKQRIDSPNQKDITFSQSDNSADWLVDPIFFDTEFLATSFDRTNLIISDCYSLMNSV; this is encoded by the coding sequence atgaaatcgaATGCTCCAACCTTTAAAGTGGCAGTCAGTAAAAGAAGCTGTTCATCGGTAAGAAAGACTTCAAAAAAGATTAGGTCTGGAATGATACGTAAGCCCAGTGTTAGTTCAAGATATCGAAAACATGAAGGCGTAAACCTTTATATGTCAAAGGTTACACCAACGTCCATACCTGCTCCTCCTCAAGTACTGGTGGCCTACATAAAGGAGAAGGTAAAGACACTCAATAAATCAGAGGTTTTAATGTCGCTAGGAAATTCTAACCAACTTTCATCTAGGGATGTGAAGACGAAAACTAAAAAGAAGCAGATAAATGATTTTATAGCTTTCCGAAGCTATTACTCCAGGCTACTGAATGGAATTCTTACCCAAACAGAGTTATCAACAATAATTTCTAAACACTGGACAGTAGATAAACAgacaagaaagaattggGAATTGATCGCACAGGAATATAACTGCGATGCCTCAGGCAAGCATTTTTTTAATTGGTTAGAAGTTAACTATGGTATCGATAAACAGTGGTTGTATGAAATTGTACAATACGAAGAGTGCTTGacaccaacaacaaaaaagCCGTACGTGGAAAACATTTACAACAGCGGTTTTAAGCAAAGAATAGATTCCCCAAACCAAAAAGACATCACGTTCTCTCAATCTGATAATTCGGCAGATTGGCTTGTTGATCCCATATTTTTTGATACTGAGTTCCTTGCCACCTCTTTTGATAGAACAAATCTAATCATTTCTGATTGCTATTCCTTGATGAACTCAGTCTGA
- a CDS encoding uncharacterized protein (no similarity), with protein MNLSIDRLTRDEAIETLRSKLLINKPFVVGYFDYNGINVLLNYNRNQIIIFKAICDLTSIPEFYQYHCHGVKPFKLQKLLNGLLDLTKTLILQVKQFFPRVYL; from the coding sequence ATGAACCTTTCTATTGATAGACTGACAAGGGATGAAGCAATCGAAACACTCCGGAGCAAACTTCTCATTAACAAACCATTTGTTGTTGGATATTTCGATTACAATGGTATTAATGTACTACTTAATTATAATCGCAACCAAATAATCATATTCAAAGCAATTTGTGATCTTACTTCAATTCCAGAATTTTACCAGTACCACTGTCACGGTGTAAAACCTTTTAAATTGCAAAAGTTACTTAATGGGCTGCTAGACTTGACCAAAACATTGATACTTCAAGTTAAACAATTTTTCCCCAGAGTTTATCTCTAA
- a CDS encoding uncharacterized protein (similar to uniprot|Q12512 Saccharomyces cerevisiae YOL154W ZPS1 Putative GPI-anchored protein transcription is induced under low-zinc conditions as mediated by the Zap1p transcription factor and at alkaline pH): MLSKLSNIVGCISIISSIAGATPLKNHDFHSNSSLELIEFGESGESGWGSPVFPYFHQSCNATNQRMLSSGLKDTLEVTAVARDKLLANGTDKFFKRWFGNSSVFTVIGTLEYVIESGKSDVLYRCDDPSGDCAVHSTDWPGYHVTNTTGETNICDLFYQTKKPLSTICFEGDIVELGPKHYSGIDLFHRFLHLDNLNGNGFISEWTETLPEVLYLAENNATFAARNTDNYLYYLADVYAATVNPGGCLGELPKAERP, encoded by the coding sequence ATGTTATCCAAGTTATCAAACATTGTTGGTTGTATCTCCATAATCTCTTCAATCGCCGGTGCTACACCACTCAAAAATCACGATTTTCATTCAAACTCTTCTCTGGAGTTGATTGAGTTTGGTGAATCTGGTGAATCTGGCTGGGGAAGTCCGGTCTTCCCATACTTTCACCAGTCTTGTAACGCCACCAATCAGCGTATGTTGAGCAGCGGTTTGAAGGATACTTTGGAAGTGACTGCTGTTGCAAGAGATAAATTGCTCGCCAATGGGACCgacaaatttttcaagagATGGTTCGGTAACAGTTCTGTTTTCACTGTTATTGGTACCCTAGAATACGTCATTGAAAGTGGCAAATCAGATGTCTTATACAGATGTGATGATCCTTCTGGAGACTGTGCCGTTCATTCCACTGACTGGCCGGGCTATCATGTCACGAATACCACTGGTGAAACTAATATATGTGACCTGTTCTATCAAACTAAAAAACCTTTGTCTACCATCTGTTTCGAAGGCGATATTGTTGAATTAGGACCAAAACATTATTCCGGTATCGATCTGTTCCATCGTTTCCTCCATTTGGATAATCTGAACGGGAATGGTTTCATCTCTGAGTGGACAGAAACTTTACCAGAAGTGTTATATTTGGCTGAGAACAATGCTACTTTTGCGGCTAGAAACACAGACAACTACCTGTACTATTTGGCAGATGTTTATGCAGCCACTGTTAACCCCGGTGGATGTTTGGGTGAACTTCCAAAAGCTGAGAGACCTTAA
- the HMLALPHA2 gene encoding homeodomain mating type protein alpha2 (uniprot|Q9HDS5 Kluyveromyces lactis HMLALPHA2 Mating- type protein ALPHA2) yields the protein MSRIPIHSLLNPSESCKSISNVPSNYRDLSTFNKERAKVITTFQEMFYSMLENNDDYNKIESLIRNFQPKLTWSHKCESLTFKQKAYLTAIIQKSIKSLLVLLKEKGKMREIEFSRKEVRKINKYRQSSKNFESVNIKILTQDLMHSNNNEFKKGKRFPKSHIQLLENWYSMNRRNPYLAENDLAYISKNTTLTKTQIKNWLANRRRKDKITEVSSDIRNILN from the coding sequence ATGAGTAGAATACCCATACACTCATTGCTAAACCCATCAGAAAGTTGTAAAAGCATCAGTAATGTACCCAGCAATTACAGAGACTTAAGCACCTTCAACAAGGAGAGAGCAAAAGTAATTACTACATTTCAAGAGATGTTTTATTCAATGCTAGAAAATAATGACGATTACAATAAAATTGAGTCGTTGATTAGAAACTTTCAACCAAAATTGACATGGTCACACAAGTGCGAAAGCTTGACATTTAAACAGAAGGCCTATCTCACAGCAATAATTCAAAAGTCCATTAAGAGTTTACTTGTGTTACTCAAagagaaaggaaaaatgaGAGAGATTGAATTTAGCAGGAAAGAGGTCCGTAAAATTAATAAATACCGACAATCCTCTAAGAACTTTGAGTCCGTTAATATAAAAATTCTAACTCAAGATTTAATGCACTCCAACAATAACGAATttaagaaaggaaaaagatTTCCTAAATCCCATATACAGCTCCTGGAGAACTGGTATAGTATGAATAGAAGAAACCCTTACCTCGCTGAAAATGATTTGGCCTATATAAGTAAAAACACCACTTTGACTAAAACCCAAATAAAAAATTGGTTAGCTAACAGAAGACgaaaagataaaattaCTGAAGTTTCGTCAGATATAAGAAACATTCTTAATTAA
- the VAC17 gene encoding Vac17p (weakly similar to uniprot|P25591 Saccharomyces cerevisiae YCL063W VAC17 vacuole inheritance), with product MEDMRYVAERLVIRCNEAVMQLELSIQRKMCEFDPNNSHCFIQVQEYYSFLARLSSLKLRAEHVQESLRHQRKDPNDVCIEYETLEKLIYEFQDITMSLNEVARAYQSPTKSARSGSSKESSVIPLKTLKIIERNRDSLIGTSPMKKSLSQLKKEEHNQSLPAKRNVRFQEDDLDILHHLHSVKRANSLPGSPMPDTLLESQMFSREHKTLRMAKSYDVGLNGRAKKNADWEFFKNKNRLSLSVFDDVNTDASDEETVISVSPPNISYYLSQNEDQYPSKQVRRCNSHESILSRKILSPSTPANLIMRPTYQSVWQKKAIVTKPTISCSTSNSTASPTIGSPHLSKDMLSQFVTAPPSKKYRGWFSSSNSTPFASSIFQKWFNSDSLVTKEIGNPDNSSPSSGRPIVENRQRHSSSNSYSTSIVIGPNGAKFIRGLNDPLVTCTVSYNELQEALNTEFNF from the coding sequence ATGGAAGATATGAGGTACGTAGCCGAGAGGCTAGTTATCCGGTGTAATGAAGCCGTTATGCAACTTGAGCTGTCCATCCAGCGAAAGATGTGTGAGTTTGATCCAAACAATTCTCACTGTTTTATACAGGTACAGGAGTACTATTCATTCCTGGCAAGACTAAGCTCTTTGAAGTTACGTGCTGAGCATGTTCAAGAAAGTCTACGTCACCAAAGGAAAGATCCAAATGATGTCTGTATCGAATATGAGACTTTGGAGAAACTGATCTACgaatttcaagatataACAATGAGTTTAAACGAAGTGGCCAGGGCATATCAAAGTCCTACAAAATCAGCTCGTTCAGGGTCCAGTAAAGAATCATCTGTTATCCCTTTGAAAACCCTGAAGATCATTGAAAGGAACAGGGATTCTTTAATAGGCACTTCtccaatgaaaaaaagCCTATCCCAGCtgaaaaaggaagaacaCAATCAGTCACTACCAGCAAAGAGAAATGTGAGGtttcaagaagatgatttaGATATTTTGCACCATTTGCATTCTGTAAAAAGAGCCAATTCTTTACCTGGATCACCAATGCCGGATACACTACTGGAATCGCAGATGTTCTCCCGAGAACATAAAACTCTTCGAATGGCGAAATCATATGATGTGGGCTTGAATGGTAgagcaaagaagaatgcGGACTGggaattcttcaaaaacaaaaaccGTTTATCACTGTCAGTTTTTGATGATGTAAATACAGATGCtagtgatgaagaaaccGTAATATCGGTATCCCCACCAAATATATCATATTATCTATCCCAAAATGAAGATCAATATCCATCTAAACAGGTAAGGCGCTGTAATTCTCATGAAAGCATTCTTTCTAGGAAAATTCTATCACCTTCAACTCCAGCTAACCTAATAATGAGACCAACGTACCAATCTGTTTGGCAGAAAAAGGCCATCGTCACAAAACCAACAATAAGCTGTAGTACTTCGAATTCAACCGCTTCGCCAACTATCGGGTCACCGCATCTATCAAAAGATATGTTGAGCCAGTTCGTAACAGCTCCACCATCTAAGAAGTATAGAGGATGGTTCAGTTCGTCCAACTCAACCCCATTTGCATCCTctatttttcaaaagtgGTTTAATTCGGACTCTCTAGTAAcgaaagaaattggaaatcCTGATAATTCGTCTCCATCGAGTGGACGACCCATTGTGGAAAATCGACAACGGCATTCAAGCTCTAACAGTTACTCTACATCGATAGTAATAGGACCGAATGGCGCAAAGTTCATCCGTGGGCTAAATGACCCATTAGTAACTTGTACTGTTTCATATAATGAACTTCAAGAGGCATTGAACACTGAATTTAACTTCTGA
- a CDS encoding uncharacterized protein (uniprot|Q9HDS6 Kluyveromyces lactis HMLALPHA3 Mating- type protein ALPHA3): MAQVDVTRWVIHPSGSYESETRKRKLREEKRRKLNEIKRASLVLNDSDFKNFEHWLVTSKGVGEYEQVFDFNFDAYTTRGKPAVDSSTSYSDNIFIDGDKNCKIDTKTISFLDRKYQSNNQTKIESEKQMHVITLKNEQLIEECKNIRERLLELIREGTGYIFVRGWTGYRVNTIILKCHCKQDKCHQILKPRCNVKKHHDPDNLKQFNCFSSFSVHFNVKLNTIKICFCHKSKHETLPITIIPASLRQYISTNLCFTARECFECLKRTPVYLEFTKSFDAKAIVRKIWKEISESQWNLDPDSKRSASKILKRFQNTGDVALLPVDNCSADLNISLQKAKPIAFIYERIISEIQHDVTEIVIDSTFCLSTDYKQYFVVVASFFGKGVPVGFMATETNNVDHLTILWFLRSVLQKLPKVKCINSDWSLAEIKAINLLKCSNQICLFHTLTAIRCKRLASKKNMTESLFHQQFQSLLNYEWVDDNIFDPTRYEEKYQEKVSEYQIREIVRLVRIAICDHILLHSAGLNKVFQDSDSENVKVLKLYEYHLKQLYVITVQKFSLPCYFCYLFNQYYNFTSFQIMSRVGKPTFFSVLRTSMMCESYFNQLKSWNLSGSRNYRFDTLIYILLNKEVAKIKESIRITKKFEKEYDSNCLVQNHRKHLPTWRKQWIIEWKNILQELNCLQEKDVFNECQQYGTNMTTWICGCNDAKVSPSSTCIHLVSLYKQKFPFYHGYTLQRFGKRNNGVPLVQHESLQSDTKIESTENMSFEISDVTINGVCNTTKQMSDANCRKLDYETEIDMISENKHSEIDDESEGKLRIFNFFLADEETRLLITQCPSFKSIIEEMTYIKQRTQSEPQWKAKTNKPEKGFKYDSWIRCLKYYQCYADVKANGNFPLPF; the protein is encoded by the coding sequence ATGGCACAAGTGGATGTAACAAGGTGGGTTATTCATCCAAGTGGCTCTTATGAATCCGAAActagaaaaagaaaattaagagaagagaaaagaagaaaattaaATGAAATCAAGAGAGCGTCACTTGTCCTTAATGATTCAGATTTTAAAAATTTTGAGCATTGGTTGGTTACAAGCAAAGGTGTCGGAGAATATGAGCAAGtatttgatttcaattttgatgCCTATACTACTAGAGGTAAGCCAGCAGTTGACTCTTCGACTTCGTATTCagataatatttttattgaCGGTGACAAAAATTGTAAAATTGACACCAAGACAATCAGTTTTTTAGatagaaaatatcaaagtaATAATCAAACAAAGATTGAATCCGAAAAACAAATGCACGTCAtcactttgaaaaatgaacaattGATAGAGGAGTGCAAAAACATCCGCGAAAGACTTCTAGAACTTATAAGGGAAGGTACCGGTTACATTTTTGTTCGTGGCTGGACAGGATACCGTGTAAATACCATTATTTTAAAGTGTCACTGCAAACAAGATAAGTGCCACCAAATACTCAAACCTAGATGTAATGTAAAAAAGCATCACGATCCTGATAATTTAAAACAATTCAAttgcttctcttctttttcagttcATTTTAATGTTAAGCTTAACACGATAAAGATCTGTTTTTGTCACAAGTCAAAACACGAAACCTTACCCATAACAATCATTCCAGCTTCCCTTAGACAGTACATTTCAACTAACCTATGCTTTACCGCAAGAGaatgttttgaatgtttGAAACGAACACCAGTATATTTAGAGTTTACTAAGAGTTTTGATGCAAAGGCGATAGTCCGTAAAATATGGAAAGAGATTTCAGAGTCTCAGTGGAATTTGGACCCAGATTCGAAAAGAAGCGCTTCTAAAATTCTAAAGCGTTTTCAAAATACTGGAGATGTGGCACTTCTTCCAGTGGACAACTGTTCAGCTGATTTGAACATTAGTTTACAAAAAGCTAAACCTATTGCTTTTATTTATGAGAGAATTATATCTGAAATTCAACATGATGTGACCGAAATTGTAATTGATTCAACCTTCTGCTTATCAACAGACTATAAACAATATTTCGTTGTAGTTGCAAGCTTTTTTGGCAAGGGGGTGCCTGTGGGCTTTATGGCAACCGAAACAAATAATGTTGACCATCTAACAATCCTATGGTTTTTGAGAAGTGTTTTACAAAAACTCCCCAAAGTGAAATGTATCAACAGTGACTGGTCATTAGCCGAGATAAAAGCAATtaatttgttgaaatgcTCGAATCAGATATGCTTGTTTCATACACTGACAGCAATTCGGTGTAAAAGGCTTGCCTCTAAGAAAAACATGACTGAATCTTTGTTCCATCAACAATTCCAGTCTCTTTTGAATTACGAATGGgttgatgataatatttttgATCCTACCAGATATGAGGAAAAATACCAAGAGAAAGTCTCAGAGTATCAAATAAGAGAAATTGTCAGACTTGTTAGAATTGCAATTTGTGATCATATTTTATTGCATTCTGCAGGCCTTAACAAAGTATTCCAAGATTCGGATAGCGAAAACGTCAAAGTTTTGAAGTTATATGAGTATCATTTGAAACAGCTTTATGTAATTACTGTCCAAAAGTTTTCTTTGCCATGTTATTTTTGTTACCTTTTCAATCAATATTACAACTTCACTTCATTCCAGATTATGAGCAGAGTAGGAAAGCcaactttcttttcagtGCTAAGAACATCTATGATGTGTGAAAGTTACTTTAACCAACTTAAATCGTGGAATTTATCAGGTTCTAGAAACTATAGATTTGATACGCTCATTTACATTTTGCTCAATAAAGAAGTAGCGAAAATTAAGGAAAGTATACgaataacaaaaaaatttgaaaaagagTACGATAGCAATTGTTTGGTTCAGAACCACAGGAAACATTTACCAACATGGAGAAAACAATGGATCATAGAGTGGaaaaatattcttcaagaaCTCAATTGTTTACAAGAAAAGGACGTTTTCAACGAATGCCAGCAATACGGGACTAATATGACTACCTGGATTTGTGGGTGTAATGATGCAAAGGTCAGCCCATCATCGACTTGTATTCATCTTGTGAGTTTATATAAGCAGAAATTCCCCTTTTATCATGGGTATACTTTGCaaagatttggaaaacgAAATAACGGAGTTCCTTTAGTACAACATGAATCTCTACAAAGTGATACTAAGATTGAGAGTACAGAAAATATGAGCTTTGAAATTTCCGACGTGACCATTAACGGTGTTTGCAATACTACGAAACAAATGTCCGATGCTAACTGTAGGAAACTTGATTATGAGACTGAAATTGATATGATTTCCGAAAACAAGCATTCCGAGATTGACGATGAGAGTGAGGGAAAACTTAGAATATTTAACTTCTTTCTAGCcgatgaagaaactagaTTACTTATCACTCAGTGTCCATCTTTCAAGAGTATTATAGAAGAAATGACATATATCAAGCAACGTACGCAGTCAGAACCTCAATGGAAAGCTAAAACCAATAAACCAGAAAAAGGATTCAAGTACGATTCATGGATAAGATGcttgaaatattatcaatGTTATGCTGACGTTAAAGCTAACGGTAACTTTCCGCTGCCGTTCTAA
- the CHA1 gene encoding L-serine/L-threonine ammonia-lyase CHA1 (similar to uniprot|P25379 Saccharomyces cerevisiae YCL064C CHA1 catabolism of hydroxy amino acids catabolic serine (threonine) dehydratase) codes for MYVHIFPTSYSQTSINRLIMKAQLFSKTPLLKHQFKRSKGPQVLLKYEFLQPSGSFKSRGIGHLISTKVEEIKKSSPEKIGHVFASSGGNAGLAAAVASLELNVPCTVVVSNATRPRIIEKIRSYGADVVVHGNHWKEADSFMKEHLMKKLDSFKYEPIYSHPFDNPLIWEGHSFMVDEIMDVLASSKIPITKIKGIVCSFGGGGLYNGLILGLQRYNLADKIPIVCVETKGTDVLSASLRVGAPVEFEKISSCATSLGTATISTTAYQNVKRHGSKSAVISDTEVISTCLQFSNDTNIVAEPGCGATLYFGYNIDKLQNILGSDIKDDDYVILIGCGGSSTSLEDLKELSSFTNCEFELPSTGVSRLNSHSLHTLQ; via the coding sequence ATGTATGTCCATATCTTTCCAACTTCATATAGTCAAACGAGTATTAATAGATTAATAATGAAAGCCCAATTGTTCAGCAAAACACCGTTATTGAAAcatcaattcaaaagaagtaAAGGCCCTCAAGTGCTTTTGAAGTATGAATTTTTACAGCCGAGTGGTAGTTTCAAAAGTAGAGGTATCGGACATTTAATCTCTACAAAGgtagaagaaataaagaaatccTCGCCTGAAAAAATCGGTCACGTGTTTGCTAGCTCTGGCGGTAACGCTGGATTGGCGGCGGCGGTTGCGTCCCTCGAATTGAACGTTCCCTGTACAGTAGTTGTGTCGAATGCAACACGTCCAAGAATTATAGAAAAGATTCGCTCCTACGGCGCAGATGTTGTTGTTCATGGTAACCATTGGAAAGAGGCAGATTCTTTCATGAAGGAGCACCTTATGAAGAAACTTGATTCCTTTAAATACGAGCCAATTTACAGCCATCCTTTCGATAATCCGCTAATTTGGGAAGGCCATTCCTTTATGGTGGATGAAATCATGGATGTCTTGGCTAGTTCAAAAATACCTATAACCAAAATTAAAGGTATTGTTTGCAGTTTTGGAGGCGGAGGTCTATATAACGGGTTGATTTTGGGTTTGCAACGGTATAATTTAGCTGACAAAATTCCGATAGTATGTGTCGAAACGAAGGGAACAGACGTATTGAGCGCCTCTTTGCGTGTAGGAGCACCAGTGGagtttgaaaaaatatccaGTTGTGCTACTTCACTAGGGACAGCAACCATATCAACAACGGCTTACCAAAATGTGAAACGTCACGGAAGCAAGTCAGCTGTCATCTCTGATACTGAAGTGATTTCAACTTGCCTTCAATTTTCTAACGATACCAACATAGTTGCGGAACCTGGGTGTGGGGCAACGTTATACTTCGGGTATAATATCGATAAACTACAAAATATTCTCGGTTCAGACAttaaagatgatgattaTGTCATCTTGATCGGTTGTGGTGGGTCATCTACAAGCTTAGAGGATCTTAAAGAGTTATCTAGTTTTACTAATTGTGAATTTGAGCTTCCTTCTACTGGTGTGAGCCGTCTGAATTCCCATTCGTTACACACACTCCAGTAG
- a CDS encoding uncharacterized protein (conserved hypothetical protein), giving the protein MILKSLVESSIKSLQDPIASLDVSDLATDLSNAFIDGDINTIVNILPEFVSLLLRCPQEMQTIAEDFLRCLSSAKQTDSVINANIAFQEKLKRLGEIRQYSYRYGDSDEV; this is encoded by the coding sequence atgatattgaaaagtcTAGTTGAATCGAGTATCAAATCGCTCCAGGATCCGATCGCCTCTCTTGATGTGTCAGACCTTGCCACCGATCTTTCCAATGCCTTCATCGATGGTGATATCAATACCATAGTCAATATTCTGCCCGAGTTTGTCTCACTACTGCTCCGCTGCCCACAGGAGATGCAGACCATAGCAGAAGACTTCTTGCGATGCTTATCCTCGGCAAAGCAGACCGATTCCGTGATAAACGCCAACATTGCGTTCCAGGAAAAGCTTAAGAGGTTGGGTGAAATTAGACAATATAGTTACAGATATGGTGATAGTGATGAAGTTTGA